A window from Luteibacter flocculans encodes these proteins:
- a CDS encoding TonB-dependent receptor, whose translation MTSTTLLTRSRVLKRTALVSALGACLIAGTAYAQSTVGDIYGSAAATQTIQIQNLGSGATRTVTVGEDGRYRASSLPIGSYRINVQQNGQTVSSRDINVVAGQSAQVNFAAPAASDASAQALDTVTVSANALAAIDVASVESRTSFTADQLNSLPVPRNVVDVAALTPGTTKGDSRFGNLPSFGGASVAENSYYVNGFNVTNLYNNLSFSEVPFQAIQQLDVQTGGYGAQYGFSTGGVTSVITKRGTNEWKGGASWVYTPAWGREQQPTTYTKDGNLYRTYQKNNDNDNVYSAWLGGALVKDKLFFYGIFQSHRETETNYPGATSSAAAQRNTYSDPFYLIKMDWNINDSNILEWTGMNNTKHTTNRYYDSQIDADGKPFTDDYLGRRHVKTGGDINVFKYTSYLTDDLTLSAQWGKMKSKNSSDYVSADGTVTKYNGDINGANSGCPYVIDRRSSTLSGATAPVRSCYLDSTIDRFNGEDQRTAYRIDLDWKIGDHDLAGGFSREKWSSDAGQSYAGGALYYYRTNAAGRDYVSLYNYRTGGSVAVDQKSWYLQDNWQVSDKFLAYIGVRNDSFNNKNGAAENFVRQGNIWQPRLGFSWDLFGDSTTKIFGTAGRYSLPIAANVALRAATASYYTIQNFSYTGIDPVTGVPTLGAPLTGQSIVNGENGSTPDPRSVATKDLKPYSQDEYILGFQHRITSDNDFLNDWVVGAKATYRKLNNAIDDTCDWRPFYAYGKSIGLDMDANGDQFTPPATMPGCFIYNPGSKVSVDVDLDGSGVLRNVTIPGKAFGEKAKRTYESVTLSAEKATDKWYVNASYTWSKNRGNTEGLVKSDNGQDDTGTTSAFDYPELMTGATGYLPNDRRHSFKIYGGYKITPEWSVGVNGLLESGRPTSCFGGGDETVGGIPSYNSEFFYCEGKISGRGRAKRLPWTWTLSPNVVYTPAYAKGLTMQLDLINAFNNDKPIAINEIGENGADQTYYGTTYRVPTYYQTPRYIRLMVQYDFSL comes from the coding sequence ATGACAAGCACCACCCTGCTCACGCGTTCGCGCGTGCTGAAGCGCACCGCCCTCGTCTCGGCGCTGGGCGCCTGCCTCATCGCGGGCACCGCGTATGCGCAGAGCACCGTCGGCGACATCTACGGTAGCGCTGCCGCCACCCAGACGATCCAGATCCAGAACCTCGGCTCGGGCGCCACGCGCACCGTCACCGTGGGTGAAGACGGCCGCTACCGCGCCTCGTCGCTGCCGATCGGCAGCTATCGCATCAACGTGCAGCAGAACGGCCAGACCGTTTCCAGCCGCGACATCAACGTCGTCGCCGGCCAGTCGGCGCAGGTCAACTTCGCCGCGCCCGCCGCGTCGGACGCCAGCGCGCAGGCACTCGACACGGTCACCGTGTCCGCTAACGCCCTCGCCGCGATCGACGTCGCTTCGGTCGAGTCGCGCACCAGCTTCACCGCCGACCAGCTCAACAGCCTGCCCGTGCCGCGCAACGTCGTCGACGTGGCCGCGCTGACGCCGGGCACGACCAAGGGCGACTCCCGCTTCGGCAACCTGCCCTCGTTCGGCGGCGCGTCGGTCGCGGAGAACAGCTACTACGTCAACGGCTTCAACGTCACCAACCTGTACAACAACCTGTCGTTCTCGGAAGTGCCGTTCCAGGCCATCCAGCAGCTCGACGTGCAGACTGGCGGCTACGGCGCGCAGTACGGCTTCTCGACCGGCGGCGTGACCTCGGTCATCACCAAGCGCGGCACCAACGAGTGGAAGGGCGGCGCCAGCTGGGTCTACACGCCGGCATGGGGTCGCGAGCAGCAGCCGACCACGTACACGAAGGACGGCAACCTCTACCGCACGTACCAGAAGAACAACGACAACGACAACGTCTACTCGGCGTGGCTCGGTGGCGCGCTGGTGAAGGACAAGCTGTTCTTCTACGGCATCTTCCAGTCGCATCGCGAAACGGAGACCAACTACCCGGGCGCCACGTCGTCGGCCGCCGCGCAGCGCAACACGTACAGCGATCCGTTCTATCTGATCAAGATGGACTGGAACATCAACGATTCGAACATCCTCGAGTGGACGGGGATGAACAACACCAAGCACACCACGAATCGTTACTACGACTCCCAGATCGACGCTGACGGCAAGCCGTTTACCGACGATTACCTGGGCCGTCGTCACGTGAAGACCGGTGGCGACATCAACGTCTTCAAGTACACCAGCTACCTGACCGATGACCTGACCCTGTCCGCCCAGTGGGGCAAGATGAAGAGCAAGAACTCTTCGGACTACGTCAGCGCCGACGGCACGGTGACCAAGTACAACGGCGACATCAACGGCGCCAACTCCGGTTGCCCGTACGTGATCGACCGTCGCTCCAGCACCCTGAGCGGCGCCACCGCACCGGTTCGCTCGTGCTACCTCGACAGCACCATCGACCGCTTCAACGGCGAAGACCAGCGCACGGCCTACCGCATCGACCTCGACTGGAAGATCGGCGACCACGACCTGGCGGGCGGCTTCTCGCGCGAGAAGTGGTCGTCCGACGCCGGCCAGAGCTATGCCGGTGGCGCGCTGTACTACTACCGCACGAACGCGGCGGGACGCGATTACGTCTCGCTGTACAACTACCGCACCGGTGGTTCGGTCGCGGTCGATCAGAAGTCCTGGTACCTGCAGGACAACTGGCAGGTCAGCGACAAGTTCCTCGCCTACATCGGCGTGCGCAACGACTCGTTCAACAACAAGAACGGTGCCGCCGAGAACTTCGTCCGCCAGGGCAACATCTGGCAGCCGCGCCTGGGCTTCTCGTGGGATCTGTTCGGCGATTCCACCACGAAGATCTTCGGTACGGCCGGCCGCTACTCGCTGCCGATCGCGGCCAACGTCGCCCTGCGCGCCGCCACCGCGTCGTACTACACGATCCAGAACTTCTCGTACACGGGCATCGACCCGGTGACGGGCGTGCCGACCCTCGGCGCCCCGCTGACCGGCCAGTCGATCGTCAACGGCGAGAACGGCAGCACGCCGGACCCGCGCTCGGTCGCCACGAAGGATCTCAAGCCGTACTCGCAGGATGAATACATCCTCGGCTTCCAGCACCGCATCACCAGCGACAACGACTTCCTCAACGACTGGGTGGTCGGCGCGAAGGCGACCTACCGCAAGCTCAACAACGCGATCGACGACACCTGCGACTGGCGTCCGTTCTACGCGTACGGCAAGTCGATCGGCCTCGACATGGACGCGAACGGCGACCAGTTCACGCCGCCGGCCACCATGCCGGGTTGCTTCATCTACAACCCGGGCAGCAAGGTCTCCGTGGACGTCGATCTCGACGGCAGCGGCGTGCTGCGCAACGTCACCATTCCGGGCAAGGCGTTCGGCGAGAAGGCCAAGCGCACGTACGAATCCGTCACGCTGTCGGCCGAGAAGGCCACCGACAAGTGGTACGTCAATGCGTCGTACACCTGGTCGAAGAACCGTGGCAACACGGAAGGCCTGGTCAAGTCCGACAACGGTCAGGACGACACCGGTACGACCAGCGCGTTCGATTACCCGGAACTGATGACCGGCGCCACCGGCTACCTGCCGAACGATCGTCGCCACAGCTTCAAGATCTACGGTGGCTACAAGATCACGCCGGAATGGTCGGTGGGTGTAAACGGTCTGCTTGAATCGGGTCGTCCGACCAGCTGCTTCGGTGGCGGCGACGAGACCGTCGGTGGCATCCCGAGCTACAACTCCGAGTTCTTCTACTGCGAAGGCAAGATCTCGGGCCGTGGCCGGGCCAAGCGCCTGCCGTGGACCTGGACGCTCAGCCCGAACGTCGTCTACACCCCGGCATACGCCAAGGGCCTGACGATGCAGCTGGACCTGATCAACGCCTTCAACAACGACAAGCCGATCGCGATCAACGAAATCGGCGAGAACGGCGCGGATCAGACGTACTACGGCACGACCTACCGCGTGCCGACCTACTACCAGACGCCGCGCTACATCCGTCTGATGGTCCAGTACGACTTCAGTCTGTAA
- a CDS encoding TPM domain-containing protein: MQRIMANLFGAWFQMGRQFPPATLDAIARTVAEGEDAHRGELRVAIESRLPVSAVMAGMTARDRAALLFSHLRVWDTEENCGVLLYVLLAEHRIEIVVDRGIGRAVATTEWEAITAHMRDAFAQGRFREAVETGVAEAGALLARHFPGNGQPRENELPDRPLIL, translated from the coding sequence ATGCAACGGATCATGGCAAACCTGTTCGGCGCGTGGTTCCAGATGGGACGGCAGTTCCCACCCGCTACGCTCGACGCCATCGCCAGGACGGTCGCGGAAGGCGAGGATGCCCATCGCGGCGAGTTGCGTGTGGCGATCGAATCGCGCTTGCCGGTGTCTGCCGTGATGGCAGGCATGACGGCCCGCGATCGCGCGGCACTGCTGTTCTCGCATCTGCGCGTGTGGGATACCGAAGAGAACTGCGGCGTACTGCTTTACGTGCTGCTGGCGGAACACCGCATCGAGATCGTCGTGGATCGCGGTATCGGAAGAGCGGTCGCGACGACAGAGTGGGAAGCCATTACCGCGCACATGCGCGACGCGTTTGCACAGGGACGTTTCCGCGAAGCGGTAGAAACGGGCGTGGCCGAAGCCGGTGCGCTGCTGGCGCGGCATTTCCCCGGCAACGGACAGCCGCGCGAGAACGAGCTGCCGGATCGTCCGCTGATTCTCTAG
- a CDS encoding TPM domain-containing protein, protein MGRLAAALLFAVVLLVSPLASRADEAAVPKLTRHVTDLTGTLTTEQVAQLDARLVALEKAKGSQVVVLMVPTTQPDDLESYSLKVAEANKVGREGPDDGVLVLLAKNDRRVRIEVGYGLEGALPDAIASRIIREYMAPKLRANDYYGGIDEALNAITQIVQGEALPAPVTPDESHERRRGGGGSLLLPLIFGFIFLRGILGRAPLGLRMPLGGAVAGGLGWLLMGSLFGGVIGLVAGALVMAIPLGAGRSIGGGGWGGFGGWGGGGFGGGGGFGGGGGGGFSGGGGSFGGGGASGNW, encoded by the coding sequence ATGGGTCGTCTTGCGGCAGCGCTGCTGTTCGCCGTCGTCCTCCTGGTCTCGCCCCTGGCGAGCCGGGCAGACGAGGCGGCGGTGCCCAAGCTCACCCGGCACGTCACCGACCTGACCGGTACGTTGACGACCGAGCAGGTCGCCCAGCTCGATGCGCGCCTCGTCGCGCTCGAAAAGGCGAAGGGCTCGCAGGTCGTGGTGCTGATGGTGCCGACTACCCAGCCCGACGACCTGGAAAGCTATTCGCTGAAGGTGGCCGAAGCGAACAAGGTGGGCAGGGAAGGGCCGGACGACGGCGTCCTCGTGCTGCTGGCAAAAAATGATCGCCGTGTGCGTATCGAGGTCGGCTATGGCCTGGAGGGCGCGCTGCCCGACGCTATCGCGTCGCGGATCATTCGCGAGTACATGGCGCCCAAGCTGCGTGCCAACGATTATTACGGCGGCATCGACGAGGCGTTGAATGCCATCACCCAGATCGTGCAGGGCGAGGCCTTGCCTGCGCCGGTCACACCGGACGAGAGTCACGAGCGTCGCCGTGGCGGTGGCGGCAGCCTGCTGCTGCCGTTGATCTTCGGTTTCATCTTCTTGCGCGGCATCCTCGGCCGCGCGCCGCTGGGATTGCGCATGCCGCTCGGTGGCGCCGTTGCCGGAGGCCTGGGCTGGCTGCTCATGGGCTCGCTCTTCGGCGGCGTGATCGGTCTGGTTGCCGGTGCGCTCGTCATGGCCATTCCCCTCGGTGCCGGCCGCTCGATCGGCGGTGGTGGCTGGGGTGGTTTCGGTGGCTGGGGTGGCGGCGGCTTCGGTGGCGGCGGTGGTTTCGGCGGAGGCGGCGGTGGCGGCTTCAGCGGAGGCGGCGGCAGCTTCGGTGGCGGCGGCGCGTCGGGGAACTGGTGA
- a CDS encoding LemA family protein, whose product MKTLLRTFALVLLAGFLSGCGYNAIQREDEAVKAAWSEVLNQYQRRADLVPNLVNTVKGYAQHEERVLTEVTNARAKVGQTQITPELLNDPDALAKFQAAQGQLSSALSRLMVVSENYPQLKADGSFRDLQAQLEGTENRITVARNRYVAAVQSYNTLIRSFPNNLTAKVMGYKVKPNFSVENEKAISTAPTVDFGSTPAPASTAGR is encoded by the coding sequence ATGAAGACACTCCTACGCACCTTCGCTCTCGTCCTTCTTGCCGGATTCCTGTCCGGCTGTGGCTACAACGCCATCCAGCGCGAGGACGAAGCGGTCAAGGCCGCCTGGTCCGAAGTACTCAACCAGTACCAGCGCCGCGCCGACCTGGTGCCCAACCTGGTCAACACCGTGAAGGGCTACGCGCAGCACGAAGAGCGCGTCTTGACCGAGGTGACCAACGCGCGTGCCAAGGTCGGCCAGACCCAGATCACGCCCGAGCTGCTCAACGATCCCGACGCCCTGGCGAAGTTCCAGGCCGCGCAGGGCCAGCTCAGCAGCGCGCTGTCCCGCCTGATGGTGGTCAGCGAGAACTATCCGCAGCTCAAGGCCGACGGCTCCTTCCGCGACCTGCAGGCGCAGCTCGAAGGTACGGAGAACCGCATCACCGTGGCGCGTAATCGCTACGTGGCGGCCGTGCAGAGCTACAACACCCTGATCCGCTCGTTCCCGAACAACCTGACCGCGAAGGTCATGGGATATAAGGTGAAGCCGAACTTCAGCGTGGAAAACGAGAAGGCGATTTCCACCGCCCCGACCGTCGACTTCGGCTCCACGCCAGCCCCGGCTTCCACGGCCGGCCGCTGA
- a CDS encoding diacylglycerol kinase, which translates to MASKVRRGPRQIYAAFQWSMKGLSACFRHEASFRLEVFLALVVVPLGLWVGHGPIEKIVLITFPMLVLSAELLNSAIEAVVDKVSPEFHELAGRAKDMGSAAVFLLLVMVMVSWALILVPRFLS; encoded by the coding sequence ATGGCATCGAAGGTACGGCGCGGGCCCCGGCAGATCTACGCGGCCTTCCAATGGTCCATGAAGGGTCTGAGCGCCTGTTTTCGGCACGAGGCATCGTTCCGACTTGAGGTCTTTCTCGCCCTTGTCGTCGTGCCCCTCGGGCTCTGGGTGGGCCACGGACCGATCGAGAAGATCGTCCTCATCACTTTCCCGATGCTGGTGCTCTCCGCCGAGTTGCTCAACTCGGCCATCGAGGCCGTGGTGGACAAGGTCAGTCCCGAATTCCACGAATTGGCGGGCCGCGCCAAGGACATGGGCTCGGCGGCGGTATTCCTGCTGCTGGTGATGGTTATGGTGAGCTGGGCGCTGATTCTTGTCCCGCGCTTTCTGAGCTGA
- a CDS encoding peptide MFS transporter: MAIQNPPVSQTKSFSTVFLIEMWERFGFYGMQVLMVTYMVKKLGFADVDANLVWGAASALIYATPAIGGWIGDKFLGSRRTMLSGAVILMIGYALLWIPTNSTYALYLALGVIILGNGLFKPNAGNLVRKIYEGDDVKIDSAFTIYYMAVNVGSTISMLLTPWIRDYVGEHYGDALGWHTAFGVCSIGLILGLINYYFMRRTLAHIGSEPDNHPPKAKNILGVVVGSLAIIAASAYILQNQSVAELCVYAAGVVILGIFVHLIRSSEPGERAGLVAALVLTIQTIFFFIFYQQMSTSLNLFAQRNVDLSFGIFGYEIFRWIPEQFQSLNAIWIVILSPILVGIYNSLGKHGKDFPVAAKFALGFAAVAVGFFMYGLGATTAVNGAISSWYMVWGYGFYSLGEVLVSGLGLAMIARYVPARMGGFMMGAYYVASGVSQYMGSVVANYAAIPKDITDPLQSLAIYTSLFNKLGFVGIGCTAIAIAMLPLMKKLSLNHALANVPPVPPVHNEDL; this comes from the coding sequence ATGGCAATCCAGAACCCGCCCGTTTCACAGACCAAGTCCTTCAGCACCGTCTTCCTCATCGAAATGTGGGAGCGCTTCGGCTTCTACGGCATGCAGGTGTTGATGGTCACCTACATGGTGAAGAAGCTCGGCTTTGCCGACGTCGACGCCAACCTTGTCTGGGGCGCGGCTTCCGCGCTGATCTACGCCACCCCCGCCATCGGCGGCTGGATCGGCGACAAGTTCCTCGGCTCGCGCCGCACCATGCTCAGCGGTGCCGTGATCCTGATGATCGGCTACGCCCTGCTCTGGATCCCGACCAACAGCACGTACGCGCTGTACCTCGCACTCGGCGTGATCATTCTGGGCAACGGCCTGTTCAAGCCCAATGCCGGCAACCTGGTCCGCAAGATCTACGAAGGCGACGACGTCAAGATCGACAGCGCCTTCACCATCTACTACATGGCGGTGAACGTCGGCTCGACGATCTCGATGCTGCTGACGCCCTGGATTCGCGACTACGTCGGCGAGCACTACGGCGACGCGCTGGGCTGGCATACGGCCTTCGGCGTCTGCTCCATCGGCCTCATCCTCGGCCTCATCAATTACTACTTCATGCGCCGCACCCTGGCGCACATCGGCTCGGAACCCGACAACCATCCGCCGAAGGCGAAGAACATCCTCGGCGTGGTCGTCGGCAGTCTCGCCATCATCGCCGCCTCCGCTTACATCCTGCAGAACCAGAGCGTGGCCGAACTCTGCGTCTACGCCGCGGGCGTGGTGATCCTCGGCATTTTCGTGCACCTCATCCGCTCCAGCGAACCGGGCGAGCGCGCCGGCTTGGTCGCGGCGCTGGTGCTCACGATCCAGACGATCTTCTTCTTCATCTTCTATCAGCAGATGTCGACGTCGCTGAATCTGTTCGCGCAGCGCAACGTGGATCTGTCGTTCGGCATCTTCGGCTACGAGATCTTCCGCTGGATTCCCGAGCAGTTCCAGTCGCTCAACGCGATCTGGATCGTGATCCTCTCGCCGATTCTGGTGGGCATCTACAACTCCCTCGGTAAGCACGGCAAGGATTTCCCGGTCGCCGCCAAGTTCGCGCTCGGTTTCGCCGCGGTCGCCGTCGGCTTCTTCATGTACGGCCTGGGCGCCACCACCGCGGTGAACGGCGCGATTTCGTCCTGGTACATGGTCTGGGGCTACGGCTTCTACTCGCTGGGCGAAGTGCTGGTCAGCGGCCTTGGCCTCGCCATGATTGCCCGCTACGTGCCGGCGCGCATGGGTGGCTTCATGATGGGTGCCTACTACGTCGCTTCGGGCGTGTCGCAGTACATGGGCAGCGTGGTGGCGAACTATGCCGCCATTCCCAAGGACATCACCGATCCGCTGCAATCGCTGGCGATCTACACCAGCCTGTTCAACAAGCTGGGCTTCGTGGGCATCGGTTGCACGGCCATCGCGATCGCTATGCTGCCGTTGATGAAGAAGCTTTCGTTGAACCACGCGCTGGCCAACGTGCCGCCGGTTCCCCCGGTACACAACGAAGACCTGTAA
- a CDS encoding ATP-binding protein has translation MSDSLHNPSARSGPFALARTLAWLRLCAIAGQSVAILSCVTLLKLDVPLLPLMIGVCVLAVFAAAASFRLGMPWKVSEGEAIVHIAADTLVLGYLLYFTGGAANPFVTLLLVPIALSAAALSIPGVSLVAILTGVAYVLLVPYHLPLPTLGDKSRDFDLYVAGMGVNFVIMAILLGVFISNLAKAIRVQHSEVQRVRERALRDEGILAIATQAAGAAHELNTPLSTMRTLLPEIRREHASDNALGEDLDLLDGQVERCRTILREMVAFGQAQLSQVPERITLDQFIHSCMERFQLLRPEADVTLAIEPGAGRIALRSPPGLRHALINLLNNAADASALNDSAAVSLHVGIVGPWLELVVTDEGPGFDEFDELGTLGLSQKATGLGIGLALAEATAERLDGELAASNTGHGAQMRLRLPLTVIGDHA, from the coding sequence GTGAGCGATTCTTTGCATAACCCCTCCGCACGCTCCGGCCCCTTCGCACTGGCCCGCACGCTCGCCTGGCTGAGGCTCTGCGCCATCGCCGGCCAGAGCGTGGCCATCCTTTCCTGCGTCACGCTGCTCAAGCTGGACGTACCGCTGCTTCCGCTGATGATCGGCGTCTGCGTGTTGGCTGTGTTCGCTGCAGCGGCGTCTTTCCGCCTCGGCATGCCGTGGAAGGTCAGCGAGGGCGAAGCGATCGTGCACATCGCCGCCGACACGCTGGTGCTCGGCTATCTGCTCTATTTCACGGGCGGCGCAGCCAATCCGTTCGTAACGCTGCTGCTGGTACCGATCGCACTGTCGGCGGCGGCGCTGTCCATCCCGGGCGTGTCGCTGGTCGCAATCCTTACCGGCGTGGCCTACGTCCTGCTGGTGCCCTATCACCTGCCCTTGCCGACGCTCGGCGACAAGAGTCGCGACTTCGATCTCTACGTGGCCGGCATGGGCGTCAACTTCGTCATCATGGCGATCCTCCTCGGCGTGTTCATCAGCAATCTCGCCAAGGCGATTCGCGTACAGCACAGCGAGGTGCAGCGCGTACGCGAGCGCGCACTGCGCGACGAAGGCATTCTCGCCATCGCCACCCAGGCGGCCGGAGCAGCGCACGAGCTGAATACCCCTCTGTCGACAATGCGTACGTTGCTGCCGGAGATCCGGCGCGAGCATGCGAGCGACAATGCGCTCGGTGAAGATCTCGACCTGCTCGACGGTCAGGTCGAGCGCTGCCGCACGATTCTTCGCGAGATGGTGGCATTCGGTCAGGCGCAGCTGTCGCAGGTGCCCGAACGGATCACGCTGGACCAGTTCATTCACAGCTGCATGGAGCGGTTCCAGCTGCTGCGTCCCGAGGCCGACGTCACCCTCGCGATCGAACCCGGCGCGGGTCGCATTGCCTTGCGCTCGCCACCGGGTCTGCGTCACGCGCTGATCAACCTGCTGAACAACGCCGCCGACGCCTCGGCGCTGAATGACAGTGCGGCGGTGTCCCTGCACGTGGGCATCGTCGGGCCGTGGCTGGAACTCGTCGTCACCGACGAAGGTCCCGGCTTCGACGAGTTCGACGAACTCGGCACGCTCGGCCTGTCGCAGAAGGCGACGGGCCTGGGCATCGGTCTTGCGCTCGCCGAAGCCACCGCCGAACGACTCGACGGCGAACTCGCCGCCAGCAACACCGGCCATGGCGCGCAGATGCGCCTGCGTCTACCTCTTACGGTCATTGGAGACCACGCATGA
- a CDS encoding response regulator transcription factor, translated as MNELAPPSGRPLLIVDDDATFARVLARALTSRGFEVISSDNADDARALARRHQPRYCVLDLKLGDENGLRLIPDLQALVPDMRVLLLTGYASIATAVEAIKRGAHDYLAKPVDADAVVRALLDGDGSAEPDDLVDAPDAPLPLRRLEWEHIQRVLTECEGNISETARRLGMHRRTLQRKLSKHPVRERPADQ; from the coding sequence ATGAACGAGCTCGCCCCGCCCTCAGGCCGCCCGCTGCTGATCGTCGACGACGATGCCACCTTCGCCCGTGTACTGGCCCGCGCGCTCACCTCTCGCGGCTTCGAGGTCATCAGCAGCGACAACGCAGACGATGCCCGCGCCCTGGCACGCCGCCATCAACCGCGCTATTGCGTACTCGATCTGAAGCTGGGCGACGAGAACGGCTTGCGGCTCATCCCCGATCTGCAGGCGCTGGTGCCGGACATGCGCGTGCTGTTGCTCACGGGTTATGCCTCCATCGCGACCGCCGTGGAAGCGATCAAGCGCGGCGCGCACGACTACCTCGCCAAGCCGGTGGATGCGGATGCGGTGGTGCGTGCGCTGCTCGATGGCGACGGCTCCGCCGAGCCCGACGATCTGGTCGATGCACCGGACGCGCCACTGCCCCTGCGCCGGCTCGAATGGGAGCACATCCAGCGCGTGCTCACCGAATGCGAAGGCAATATCTCGGAAACGGCACGCCGCCTTGGCATGCATCGCCGTACGCTGCAGCGCAAGCTCAGCAAGCACCCCGTTCGCGAACGTCCTGCCGACCAGTGA
- a CDS encoding exo-alpha-sialidase, translating to MRRLIALALLLVCAAAGAHDMAGMAMGHETPLGFDATLDAQGHLWVVDTMGEHVRVRRSDDMGRSFPLSTIVNPTGEPLYAEGENRPKIALGPKDELYVTWSQPRKLPWTGFVRFSRSLDGGEHFDAPKTVHTDRAEITHRFDALAVDGNGNVIVAWIDKRDVEAAKASGKPYLGAATYYSWSSDRGDHFVPERKIVDQSCECCRIALARAPDGSIDAFFRAIYGDNIRDHAFASLPTDGSAPNVQRATFTQWHIEGCPHHGPSLAVDGTGVRHAVWFSAADGKAVIWYGQLQPGKAPAHLATIAGAGASHADLAVDGKQVWIAYHQMSANGLDLMLRVSTDGGTTFFEPRAIAHTESASGWPKLVLWQHRAFVAWNPGGTFRLVPTEAL from the coding sequence ATGCGCCGACTCATCGCCCTCGCTTTGCTCCTTGTTTGCGCCGCTGCGGGCGCCCACGACATGGCCGGCATGGCGATGGGCCACGAAACGCCGCTCGGCTTCGACGCGACGCTCGATGCGCAAGGGCACCTCTGGGTCGTCGACACAATGGGCGAGCACGTGCGCGTGCGCCGGTCCGACGACATGGGGCGCAGCTTTCCGCTGTCCACCATCGTCAATCCCACGGGCGAGCCGCTCTACGCGGAAGGCGAGAATCGCCCCAAGATCGCGCTCGGACCGAAAGACGAGCTCTACGTCACCTGGTCGCAGCCGCGCAAGCTGCCGTGGACCGGCTTCGTGCGCTTCTCCCGATCGCTCGACGGCGGCGAACATTTCGATGCTCCGAAGACCGTGCATACGGACCGTGCCGAGATCACCCATCGCTTCGACGCGCTTGCGGTCGACGGCAATGGCAACGTGATCGTGGCCTGGATCGACAAGCGCGACGTCGAAGCCGCGAAGGCCTCGGGCAAACCGTATCTCGGCGCTGCAACCTACTACAGCTGGTCCTCCGACCGCGGCGACCATTTCGTACCCGAGCGCAAGATCGTCGACCAGAGCTGCGAGTGCTGCCGGATCGCGCTGGCGCGCGCTCCCGATGGCAGCATCGACGCCTTCTTCCGCGCGATCTACGGCGACAACATCCGCGATCACGCGTTTGCTTCCCTGCCGACGGATGGCAGCGCACCGAACGTGCAACGCGCCACCTTCACCCAATGGCACATCGAGGGATGCCCGCATCATGGGCCCTCGCTCGCGGTCGACGGCACAGGCGTGCGGCATGCGGTGTGGTTCAGTGCAGCGGACGGCAAGGCCGTGATCTGGTACGGCCAGTTGCAGCCGGGCAAAGCACCGGCACACCTCGCCACGATCGCCGGCGCGGGTGCGTCGCATGCGGACCTGGCCGTCGATGGCAAGCAGGTTTGGATCGCCTATCACCAGATGTCCGCCAACGGTCTCGATCTGATGTTGCGCGTATCGACCGATGGCGGCACCACCTTCTTCGAGCCTCGCGCCATCGCCCACACCGAAAGCGCATCGGGCTGGCCGAAGCTCGTCCTCTGGCAACACCGTGCGTTCGTGGCATGGAACCCGGGTGGCACCTTCCGGCTCGTTCCCACGGAGGCGTTGTGA